One Aegilops tauschii subsp. strangulata cultivar AL8/78 chromosome 7, Aet v6.0, whole genome shotgun sequence genomic window carries:
- the LOC141027455 gene encoding F-box protein CPR1-like, whose amino-acid sequence MRIASSFPSSFAKSERPPMAPTPRCPVLPDEIMEDEIFARLPAKSVLACRCLSRAWAAALSSEDFTDWYHAIHGGRPKIFRLQDSSDGDEEEDDVPIAVTGACLPRLITVFWDDEDPLDRPTHPSLASTQCRGLVILEHVPTGIHFLCNPSTGQKRAIPEGRTTGCRLPLDVMQRYASLGLGYDARARRHKVVRVYYRGRDGEGRPASVGCEVYVVNDRDGSTESWRPIAASPEGWVKQFKPSVFAQGHVYWSGHRTLDDRFEEIGTIIICFSVCEETFATVPAPPGIQVEVLRKWRFLTELAGRLCLFSGHEHQYDVWLLRGHGPGTVWDLHCRIEAGTASPAVNRVMRGRYDSYQNNMIPLALMDNGRSILLTQTDWPKDIWAYTPSSGDIEKLIDLESLVHRNNWLLEVAVYEESTARLGRQPRGDIVVLASSLSTQAMSLVLRLLSERTLRRLMCVCRSWQNMIASELWCSEYTHAR is encoded by the coding sequence ATGCGCATCGCGTCCTCCTTTCCAAGCAGTTTCGCAAAATCAGAACGGCCGCCAATGGCTCCGACGCCCCGATGCCCGGTCCTCCCCGACGAGATCATGGAGGACGAGATCTTCGCGCGGCTGCCGGCCAAGTCGGTGCTCGCGTGCCGCTGCCTCTCCCGCGCCTGGGCCGCAGCGCTCTCCTCAGAGGACTTCACCGACTGGTACCACGCCATCCACGGCGGGCGCCCCAAGATCTTCCGCCTGCAGGACTCCTccgacggcgacgaggaggaggacgacgttcCGATCGCCGTCACGGGCGCCTGCTTGCCACGCTTAATCACGGTGTTCTGGGACGACGAGGACCCCTTGGACCGCCCCACGCACCCGAGCCTCGCCTCGACGCAGTGCCGCGGCCTCGTCATCCTCGAGCATGTCCCCACGGGGATCCACTTCCTCTGCAACCCATCCACCGGCCAGAAGAGGGCGATACCGGAGGGCCGGACCACGGGCTGCCGGCTTCCCCTTGACGTGATGCAGAGGTACGCGAGCCTAGGGCTCGGCTACGACGCGCGCGCCAGGAGGCACAAGGTTGTGCGCGTCTACTACCGCGGCCGCGACGGCGAGGGCCGCCCCGCGTCCGTCGGCTGCGAGGTTTACGTGGTAAACGACCGCGACGGCTCCACGGAATCTTGGCGCCCGATCGCCGCAAGCCCGGAGGGTTGGGTGAAACAGTTCAAACCGAGCGTCTTTGCCCAAGGGCACGTCTACTGGTCAGGCCACCGGACCCTCGACGACCGATTCGAAGAGATAGGGACGATCATCATCTGTTTCTCCGTCTGCGAAGAGACCTTTGCGACCGTGCCGGCACCGCCGGGCATCCAGGTTGAGGTTCTGCGCAAGTGGCGGTTTCTGACGGAGCTCGCCGGGAGACTGTGCCTTTTCTCCGGCCATGAGCATCAGTACGATGTCTGGCTACTGCGTGGACACGGGCCAGGCACCGTGTGGGATCTACATTGCCGAATCGAGGCAGGCACGGCGTCACCGGCGGTCAACAGGGTCATGAGAGGTAGGTACGACAGTTACCAAAACAACATGATCCCACTGGCCCTTATGGACAATGGCCGGAGCATCCTCCTAACGCAAACTGACTGGCCAAAGGACATTTGGGCATACACCCCGTCGAGCGGCGACATTGAGAAGCTCATCGACTTGGAGAGCTTGGTCCATCGAAATAACTGGCTCTTGGAGGTTGCGGTGTACGAGGAAAGCACTGCGCGTCTCGGGAGGCAGCCACGCGGGGACATAGTAGTCTTGGCCTCATCGCTATCTACGCAGGCCATGTCGCTGGTGCTACGACTGTTATCGGAACGCACGCTCAGAAGGCTTATGTGCGTCTGCCGGAGCTGGCAGAACATGATCGCAAGTGAACTTTGGTGCTCTGAGTACACGCATGCACGGTGA